The genomic DNA tttacctgtgtgtgtgtgtgtgtgtgtgtgggcagtgtgttacCGTTGACCATGCAGTCTTCAGCCCAAACAACGTCTCCATTAGGCTGCACCTTCTGGTTGTGTGGGAACTCCAAGTCGATGGTAAAAGTCACTTTGGCGGCAGTCAGAGTCGGCGAATCGTTCCCCACGTTGAAAGTCACTCTTCCACCTGGAGGAACAAGAACGTTGAGCATTAAACATGAAAATGTGCAAGATACATATATGTTTACCGATACTCAGAATAAATACATAGTTcagacattttgtttcttttcagaaTTATAAAGTGATGGGGATCTTTTTATTGCATGTCAACACAAGCTCTCTCCCCTCATcacccaaacacacataaaaaaaatgttattaagtAAAGAAAATGTGAGCATAGTGTTTATGCCAACATTATCTCATCAGAAGTACCTTTCCAGGAGTCTTTGTATCGTGCGTCTCCATCTTTCCAGATCGGGTACATCTTATTGTTCCATGATGGATAGCGAGTGAAACGGTTTCTAGGCTCTGAAATATCAAAAATTAATATTGAAAACAGAATACCAACCATGCACGcacatttattttccaaaaacgCTTTTTAAGGACTCTCAATTTTAACTAATAATTTTTCTAAAGTCCTCAAATGAGTGCACATTAAGTCATCTGACCAAGTAGAAATGGGAAATTTGTCCACAGCTAACATAATATTTAACATACGGTATATGGAGAATAAAGATTCCAGTGGATAACATGAAGTAAATGAATAGTTAATTAGGTTTAAATTAAGCTTTACTTTTACCTTCCTTCTATGGAAATGATTAGGAAGTTACAGACCcctaaaataaagtgttaccttaTGTAAAAGATATTACAGCatatatttagatttattgtaaaatactcTTGCAATGTCATTCAGTGAAATTTCCCAAACTCCATTGTTgctttgtaaatattttatacatatacaaaattagttttattgGCAATATAACTCTCTCGTCCCTCCAATCCCTCTCATGTGACGCTCAGCTGAGTGTGTGCAAGATTTCACCGCGGATTAACAGCGTCACATGGCTGAATTTGGATTGAACACAATAGCAGATAACAGAGTGAATTATCAGCCAAATCAGACTCCTTTTGAATGTGCTATGAATTCAGTATTATTATCAGTATTATTTCAGAGTAATTACTCTCCTTTTTCTGTCTGGTCATGGTTTACCTTTAGCTCACAATCATTCCTCCCACTACTTTGAGTCAcgactctctttttttttatattatacataAACATATCTTAAAATGTACTTCTCCGTCCTTTAGATTTTCCGTTCATATTCCCCAGAATGATCTCTTCAGGGTCAGTGTGGATAAGAGGAATTATTACAACTCTTTGTAATGTTTATGACCGAGTTGAAAGAATGTGAACTTATCCTTTAACTTATACGGATTGACACAAATAGTCGGCGCTTTGCTGAACAAAGGTCACATTCTGTGTCATTCACACGCATGGTTGAGTACAGAGGTCATGGGAGAAAACAAGATGAAACTGGATCTTGAACTCCGAGAGatcaaaacacatacagtaccttcTTGGGTTTACCTCCATGTGAGGAAAGAGAATTAGCACTTTACTGAATATGAATATAGCTTTGCTAAAACTGACAGAGCAATAGTGGGCCAGAAGGTGTAAGAAAGTTCTTCTGCCGAGACAATTACgacaaatacatttcaaaagatTACATTACCATCTTCACAGTAGAGCATCGTTAAGACTCTAACACCATAGAATATAAAGTGGTGTTTGTCTGTGCAACTGAATATTTACATTCACACATttaagagggaaatattgtactttttacgtCACTTTaattatctgacagctttagataCTTACTACATACAAAATCAAGTACATGTATGAAGCACTGTCTGTACCCAACAGTATGAATAAAGTAGTTAAAATGAGCTCCATCTTGACCCActacaacagttaaaaaatgcTGCTGTCACATTAAAgcatcagtaataataatcCAGTAATATGACATATAGTATAATAGTAAAACAGTCACTGAATTATgagtacttttgatactttggCTTAAGTTTCTATTAATACATGCATCACATTTTGAATGCATGCCTTTAACTTCTAatgaagtatttttattttgcagtgTTGCCACTTTGAATACTTcccgcctcccccccccccccccccccccaccaccccccacctGTTGGAAGGAGTGGTAACTCTTGATTATTGATGTTGTCTAAAACTCTCAGCATCACCAATCTGATTTTAATACTGTGAATGATCTCGGTCACTCTTCCGAACTCCATTAAAGAGACACTCACTCTGAAATACTTGTtgttagcattcatttggaagATGGAAGCAGATgtggaaaaagtactaaaatattgtactcaagtaaaagtaataactagttaatataaaatgtactttaagttgcttacttacattaaaaaaatgagtcaaagtcttttttttttttactcagtaatggatgggatttgtaatgtagcgaAATACAATACTTCACTCAAAAcgtaatcaagtacattttaaatgcccgattttaaaaactacttgaaaaatacaaaacacacaaccaaacTACTCAATACAGTACCACGAGTTAATGTATTTCTTGGATAGAAGACGTATGATGTGTACTTACTCGCCACGGTGTGTGAAGCCACTGCCAGTAacagcaacacaacaacagacGTCCACATTTTCACCTCCTCTGTTTGAAATATCCCTTTTGTGAGCATCAGACAACAGAAATGGGGCTTTATAAAGCGTCTGATGGTTCCCCTCACACAGAGTATTAGTAGAAGAAACGCCTCCTGCCTCACGGAGCCCTGCTTCTCCAATCACATTTTAGGGGCACCCACCTGGAATGATTTGtgtatttaaagttaaaaagcaCGTCTCTGGGATTACAGGCGTACATacagtagagaaaaaaacacctaaTCACTTAAGAAATGTAAAAAGTCCACATGGTCTTTTTGCATGGCAAGAGACTGGATCATGAGACACGCTCGAGTGTGCATAAACTGAACAAAAGAAATAGCTTTCTAATAAGCCTACGCTCATATGAACCTTAGCAGTTTGTCCTGATTATAGCTGGGCTCGGTAATATGCAGTACATATCAATATTGTTAGTAGTGAATTTAactagtacatttactcaactaCTTGGCTTATATTAAGTAAAATATAAGCccattacttgagtaaatgtgatagtatagtatagtatatttgaGCAAGAAAAGATcagttaaaacattaaaatgctgcttcCACATTAATGCGTCAGTAGTAAtgatgtaataatataatacgCATAATCAAGTACTTTTAACATTCTTAATGCAGGAATTGCACATGCACAAAGTACTTTACATAATGTGCTACTGGTACTTTTACCTAAATAAATACTTCTTCAACCACTGAATACACACTACATCATTGCTATGGTGTGTACATTTGTGTTGTATCAGCAATTACATCGACCTtgtgtaattattattttctcatgATTTTTTAAcctgtttatatatttttgatgGCACCTTATCAATGACTTTAATTAACTTTaatatacacatttatattatatatataggcATTCTTTCCTACTAACGTACGTAAATGCTGTACACCAATTTCCAGCCgcataaatagaaaaaaatctatCACATCTTATGATTTTGGCGATATTTTGAGGCCTCTGTCACaataaccaaacaaaaaaagtatacatttgGGGTGCagcaatatttaataaaattgtTTAAAGATCAGTATGATACAAGAGGATTGTATTTAAATCATGAGGTTACAGTGTCGTGAATTTTTGGGTCTTATTTGACAACTCCACAAAACACGTGGTGTTGAATACAATATGAATAGTTATATCTTTAAATCTCTGCTCATATCAGCTGACCTATTTTGGGCTGCTCCTCGAATTATTCCTAATTAAGTGCAGATTTACTTTGAAATTTCACATTGCTACTGATGATTTAATCCACCTcatgaaaaaccaaaaaagtaCTTTATATTTGTAGAAGTTATAATGGTGGACATACTTAAATATGACGCTGTGATGAAACATAATGTCATGAATATTgtgtaaaaagtgtaaaaggAAGTTGGTCATTTCTGCGTCATTAGAACAATAGATCACACAGTCTGAAAGGAGGAATGCAACGTTAATGAGGATTACTGGAGCACTTGTGACTCCCTAAATTCATCCGGCTTTGTCCTCCTTGCCCCCCCTTCCCCCTAGGAACTAAAAAGTGACTTTGTTGAAAGGTTTTTTGTTGCATATATGCCAATTTCTGAAACTGTTTAAACCTATTTTGTGTTAACAATGTCAGCATTCACAGAAAATCCAGTTCAGACCTGTTTTATCATGAACCCTTCAGCTCCCTTCGGGCCTCGACATGTATGTTCAGACCGTACTGTAAAACATGGCGTCTCAtagagagtaaaaaaaaatttaaaaaaagactgatgCTACAGAAAATTTGTAACAATTTGTAAGGTTATCCATTGCACAgagtgtagaaaaaaagaacccttataaaaaaaacatattgcaattAATTAGTTTAAAAGTggagatccccccccccatgttaaaccCAAAGTTATGCCCTTGTTCTGCATGTCAAGTACTcttacttttaaaatgttgtaattTTTCTTAAGTTAGTACCTTGAATTTACCCTGAATTTGGATTAGATTTTGAAGGCTGGACCTTTTAAATTAGATGAGATTAGATTTAACTTGACATTGcattacagtatatttaacCAGTTGTATTAGTAACTACAAAAAGTAACCGTGGCATTGAAGTGTTGGCATAGTTCTGTGGTCTCTGAagactttttaaagttttattttaccatatattatatttgttttgttggtcctttttatttactgtgacctttgaccttatttttatatattttataattttactggtaaatcactataaataaagTCGCTCTATTAAATGAACGTACTAGTTGCCTGCAGTTCGTCAGTCCGTCCATCAGGCGGCGCTGTGACATGGGAGTGGGAGCGGGGGCGTTCACAAGTAGAGCCGCTCCACTTTGATTGGAGGAAGTACTACTACATCAACAAAGAAAGATGGCCGAAGTGATAGAGCTGCAGAAACTCAAGGTTGGTAGTTccataaatatgtatttattacaaACAGTtagctgtttttattaatacacATTATGTTGTAACCGTTGTTAGTTGGAATACCAGAGAGCGAAGATACGGATAACTGAACTATTTGAAGTATAAAATGTGTCCGCCGGGTGGGAATGCTAACGACCGGCGTGCGTTCATTCAGCTGCGAAGCTACCCGAGCCAACCGGACCGAGACGCGTTCAAAATACTTAACCCTTAAGGTTAATAAACCGCTGGGAATTAGTTTAAATTGACAGATAGAAGTGTAGCATTTcattaaaagtgtaaaagtagcTCCTGCTGTTGGATATAACATGTCCCGCCATCTCTGTCGCGGTCTAATTCAATTAGCGACAAGGTAACCAAGCATGTTTGACCTCATCCGGTCTTACGGTGTATGTTATGCAAACATTAGTCCGTAAACACACCGTCTCTTGCTTAAGTGGTCCCGTTTACTAGCGGTCTGGAAAACTACATCCTCTACCACAAAACTACAGTAGTAGGAACTTCACTTCCTACTCCCTAGTGGTGGGGACTTGAGTGAAGTTCTGATGCAACGTTAGTTTTAATATACttagtaatttatttttatgttacgTTACACTCCACAACATTTCAGAGATTTGTGTGCAATATTCTACTTTTAATTCAGACTCTGGAAGTGCATTTTGAATGCAGAACTCTTCATAAGAGCATTTTTATACTTCTTGACCTCGAAATCTCCAGAACAGCTAGTGAATGGACTTTGTTGTGGTTTAGGAATAATGGTTATTTTTCAAAATCCTTCtgggaaaataagtatttttacTTCCAGAAccacactgttgagctctacGGTAATTGTCAAAAGCAAGGCAAGGTTGTCAAATGGCTGTTGTTGTAATCCGAGCACTGTATCTGTCTGCTGTTGTTTTAGCTTGCTGAACTGAGGCAGGAGTGCGAGGCCCGAGGTCTGGACACCAAGGGAAACAAAGGAGAGCTCATTGCCCGACTGCAAGCCTATCTGGAGGAGCACGGTGAGGGAACATCCttcacatttacacattgtttaaaaatgcaAGTGTGTGGATGAACTGTTATTAGAAGCACATGGACTTGATCAATTTCATATAAGATGCTgttatgtataaatgtatagtGAGCCTGTGTCTTGTTCCTTGTCTTGTATAGATTCCTTATTGTGattaaaacactgttttttctctctccatctggcCCTTTTTGCTCTCTGGTGGTGTGAAATGTCTTTATCCCATAATCCAAACAACAGAGGAAGATGTGGATGTTGACGACGTGCTGGCAGAGGATACAGAGGTAAAGATTGTCGATGCTTCGTTTCCCCTCGCAGACCTTGTTGGACCATTTTGTGAAGTAGTGATACATGTTTCCATTTTCCTTTCAGGACTTTCCTAAAGTTGAGAGTGCTAACGATGTAAAAGACGAAAAGGATCCCGAGCCTACTGAGTGCCAGCCGTAAgtacattcacaaagaaaatataacgtgttaattagtgagctttaggctagctgtttcccctgcTTCCCGTCTTTATGCTAAGATAATCTTCTCCCAACTGTCTGCAACTCATCACACTTTCCAAAATGCCCCcctatttctttaaatttaaggTGGTAGTGTTTATTTATGACTACGCTATAAACCACAGTCTTGAACCTAGGCTTGGGCTATGTGGCTGAAATTCATGTCATGCCCAATATGCACACATCACATGACACATGACTTCACATGTGGAGTATTATTGGTCAGGTTTGGTGTAGAAATGATAAACGGGTGTTTACTGGGTCATTAGTTTTTCGCCAGCAATCACTCTGTAGTCATTCCACTtcctttcatgttttcttctttcagaCCTGCTGATAAGAAAGTGGTGAAAATAGCTCCTCCGTCATCTTCCGGTGAAGTACGTATGACATGTTTGTATACACTAATAGTTTGATTGGAAGCCTTCAATCTGTGCAATGTTACATATTGGGCTctcaaaaaagaaatttaataCACAGTAATAAGGGTGTCATGAAATTAAGTCACAATCTTgaatatcaaattaaaaaaaggaatcgTCAATACTGTCACGCCCATGTCACGTCCGGTCGATTTgtcaagaggaaaaaaacacttgttgaAGTGCTGCGTTAGTCAACCTCCTGTAACTTAGCTGCAGCCAATCAAAAGATAGTCTGGCGACTGCAGATGCTGCAGACCCATCAACAGAACTTGAGCCCCTCCTCTTTCACTGAAGTGTGGGAGTAATTTGGATTTCCAGTGAGTTATGGTTCACGTTGTCCACAAAAAAGCAACAGTTTGCAAGCTCTGCTATGTGCGTGTACTCTATTCTGTGTGTTTACCATCGCACAGTAGCCTAGCAGCTAGTGGATATTCCTTCTGCTTATAGCTTTATCCCAACAAAACCACACGGTTCAATTTCAGCCTGCGTACGCGTTTAGTAGcctaaacagagcagctcataTTGGTTATATTCGAGAGAGCAACAAGTCAGAGTCACCCTCTTTACCATCGGTCTGCTCAGCTGCTGTGCTGGCTTAATGGTGTTTTAACCCCCCAACTGAGCCTTCAAGGCAGCACTGCTGCTGCCTGGAAGACGACGTTGGGGGCTTCAAACACAAAACTCTGTGTGGTGCGAAGCGTCTGCCCTCAGGATTGTCgctaaacttttttttgttgcttttatttaCAAATTTTCTTGTTTCCAATTAGGATATGTAATTGtaacatgttttaaatttgacaatgtagtgtggtaaattgcaaacaaaggtcagACATATTACATACAAGTCTAGTCAAAAGATGGCATAGCAGcctgtgcttttaaaaaaaaaaaaatgtaatcaaaaatgtaattgaatcgaGGATTTGGAGAATCGTGACACAAAGTTCCTGTGTAGGGACAGGAACTTTCAGAGCTCGTCACAAGTGTGTGAGGGTGTGAAACCTTCAAACTCCTAAAAAATATATTAGATCCATTACACCTTTGCAAATATTCATCAGCAGTACCAACACCTCCGCTAGCAGCTTGTGTTCTGATTTTAAAATCTTCTGTTGAGCAGAGACTACTAAAGAGAGCTGAACGTTTCAACCTGCCGGCAACAGCAGAAAGCAAAAAGGCCATACGTGCAGCAAGGTAAGACTTCACCGGGCCTGTCACAGTTTTATGGAAGGAGTTTTGGCCATCATTTGTATTAGTAACAATAACATTGCACTCACGCGTTTGATTAGTATGCAGCAACATTACTTAATTATGATCtggttcaactttgacctaacatactttttatttaagctttacgaagtcccttgagattgaaatctcttttctggACCTACTTACCATAGTTTTAGAATTTACataatttttttcctttgcaggGAGACATTCATTGAGTTTGTCCAGTTTTAAGTGGTAGATAATATATCTggataatataatatatacatatattaggggtgtgacgagacgcttactcgacgagacacatcacgagattgggttcacgagaacgagacgagattttttttttttaatttaaagaaatcctcgatgaactatatgaatgaaaaatagttttttattcaactgaaaaatcacaaaatgcaaaaaaatgtaggtgcattttgaaatcaactattaatgatgaatgttatttaacttttttttttactattttaatgaattatatgcagtaaagtacaatttcacacgagaaatctaactcctaacaaatgatttaaaagtggcagggggatcttcagtagtaatttcacgctccatcacgctgacatcacatcgcctcacgagacaacttttcacctcgatgagagatctcgtcacgttttaatctcgcgagatctcgtaaaacgagatctcgtcacacccttaacatatatatatatatatatatatatatatatatatatatatatatatatatgtatatacatatataacatatataacatatgATCTGGGAGAGAGAATGTTTACTTTGCTCATTATATTccaaaaaagatagatagatagatagatagatagatggtcTTTATTGTCCCATAGAGATGATCATTTCCGCACATCTTCTTTccacacaacaccacataaAGTACACATAAAACACTTAACACATATACAAAACACATCCCATTAAGACACCCACATAGCTGTATCaaattatgaataaataacCAAAATATATTCTTACAGACATACAGAAACAAAGCGTTCACCGGGTCTCTCCTGGGATACCGTAAACAGGTCGTTGTCAACGTGGTCTTAACAGAAGCTACACAGCATCCCCGCCTCACTCATTCCATGACAACTTAATTAACATTTATgcttgaaaataattaaacgTTAGCTCCAATGAGTAAAAAATATCACTACATTCACTCTATATGATTTAAAGCAGAGAAGTGATTAATTCCAATTCACTACTTTAATTTCAGATCAGTggttttaattaagtttttcttttgtcaagCCAGTGACtggttttattattaattttagaGTTATTTTTCTGTAAATTTACAACTTTAATCTTagaatttttgacttttttcttagAATATTACCCCTTTCTCTTGagtctgtaacattatttttttccctacGATGGCCTTAGATCAGAAGCAACTTGAGTTTGCCAACATCGATCTGACGAGAAACTCTGGCAGAGAACGTTTCTGATCTTTCTGGAGGGGTTTACTGGTTTGGCCCACTTGAGATCAATGGGTATGGGACCCATGAACTAAAATGAGTTcagcaaaaacacagaaagtaaactgagtttaaaaaataaagtgcagCACGTGcagttagttaaaaaaaacaacaacaactatccTTTTGTTAGAATGCACCACATTGTCTTCAGTTGGGAAGTGTACATATTGTACACTACAACTAGTCTGGCTGTCACCAGATTTAAAGATTTAACATTAAACTGGGGGGTGgggtctgctctgtattttctctgcacaagcgGTGTGATCAACGGGCATAGTTGAAATgactgtacgcaattggatagtccttcgaCCAATCAGATCAACGATCCAGGTGGTGTAGCAGCGACAGcagcatcaacgggttgctgcgctttggTGGCCGCCTTGTTGAATGTAACCAAAAAGCTGCTTACCGTcgtttctttattgtcattgtgttaaacccgcTAATAGTGTGccgataagccagtttgtgattggttcccgcaaaattgtaaCAGAAGCAGGATAGAGAAATGTACAGGTTTCcagcctgagctgcagggcaaaatcaaagTCTACACTAGGGGTGGGGaaaataatcgattcttagATCCATTGCATTAATAAGcagttattttaaaattgtgttgattttatttcaaagttactgtctccagacaaaacagagtgactgaaagaggacggGATAAtgacaacttagagtttaggcaagagaaagaaaaaagtagaaaaaaaacaataagttttgtgtatatacacatgatctaataagacatgcataaaataattaggcaaaacacaaaaaggctgGTGATCTACTTTGTCACGTTAcatgtgaccacctcatgttcCATGTTGTAAGAAGCCGATTGTCCACCTTTTAAACCTggctgagcctctgacatggaagattactgtgagagaagggaCTTTCACacgcatgtttaaggcttaggCATGGAAagacttcacaataaaaacctTTAGTAGAccaaacatttcattacaacttgtgtgtgacaaatactgcatatgtcaaaataaaatgaactcagattatatgtatatttttaaaaattacgtatggaaatgtacataaaaaagtgcatcgataatcggtttagaatcgAATTGTAAGCCTCTGAATCGGAATCGGTCGTGAGGTACCAAGAGGTTCCCCCCCTTGTCTACACTACATTTTTAatccaaaaaaatgtattattgacACTTTGGAAAGTGTAGGAAAAATGACATAACACCAGATGTTTGAACCTGTACACTTTATAATGAAAGTGGAAATGG from Etheostoma spectabile isolate EspeVRDwgs_2016 chromosome 7, UIUC_Espe_1.0, whole genome shotgun sequence includes the following:
- the sarnp gene encoding SAP domain-containing ribonucleoprotein, with the translated sequence MAEVIELQKLKLAELRQECEARGLDTKGNKGELIARLQAYLEEHEEDVDVDDVLAEDTEDFPKVESANDVKDEKDPEPTECQPPADKKVVKIAPPSSSGERLLKRAERFNLPATAESKKAIRAARFGDSTENTSPAPGGVANSKATVNVDQLKKRAERFGMNVSSVSQKIEEDEKLKKRKERFGVTAAAGVAVSADVEAKKMKRAERFGKSE